One window of the Clostridium sp. MB40-C1 genome contains the following:
- the rpsK gene encoding 30S ribosomal protein S11 — protein MAKAKVRKRRKERKNIEHGCAHIKSTFNNSIVTLTDVNGNALSWSSAGALGFKGSKKSTPFASQMAAETAAKSAMEHGLKSVEVYVKGPGAGREAAIRSLQAAGLEITLIKDVTPIPHNGCRPPKRRRV, from the coding sequence GTGGCTAAAGCAAAAGTGAGAAAAAGAAGAAAAGAAAGAAAGAATATAGAACACGGTTGCGCACATATAAAATCAACTTTCAATAATTCCATTGTTACATTAACTGATGTTAACGGAAATGCTTTATCTTGGTCAAGTGCAGGTGCTTTAGGTTTTAAAGGTTCAAAAAAAAGCACACCATTTGCGTCACAGATGGCTGCTGAAACTGCAGCAAAATCAGCAATGGAACATGGTTTAAAGAGTGTTGAGGTTTATGTAAAAGGACCAGGTGCTGGTAGAGAAGCTGCTATAAGATCTCTACAAGCAGCAGGACTTGAAATAACATTAATAAAAGATGTTACTCCAATACCACATAATGGTTGTAGACCACCAAAGAGAAGAAGAGTTTAA
- the rpsD gene encoding 30S ribosomal protein S4 has translation MARYTGPTCRQCRREGMKLFLKGDRCYTDKCAFSRRGYAPGQHGQSRKKLSNYGVQLREKQKARRIYGILEKQFRKYYEKADKMRGITGENLLRLLEMRLDNVVFRLGLASSRTEARQLVTHGHFLVNGKKVNIPSYQVDVNDVVSVRENSRASEKFKVFAENPKALPAWLEGDIANFEAKVVAQPNREDIDVPVNETLIVELYSK, from the coding sequence ATGGCTAGATATACTGGACCTACATGTAGACAATGTAGAAGAGAAGGTATGAAACTATTCCTAAAAGGGGATAGATGTTATACAGACAAATGTGCGTTTTCTAGAAGAGGATATGCACCAGGACAGCACGGACAAAGTAGAAAGAAGCTTTCTAACTATGGAGTTCAATTAAGAGAAAAACAAAAAGCAAGAAGAATCTATGGAATACTTGAAAAACAATTTAGAAAATACTATGAAAAAGCTGATAAAATGAGAGGTATAACAGGTGAAAACTTATTAAGACTTCTTGAAATGAGATTAGACAATGTAGTATTTAGATTAGGATTAGCTTCTTCTAGAACAGAAGCTAGACAATTAGTAACTCATGGACATTTCTTAGTAAATGGTAAGAAAGTAAACATTCCATCATACCAAGTAGATGTTAATGATGTAGTAAGTGTTCGTGAAAATAGCAGAGCTAGTGAAAAGTTTAAAGTATTTGCTGAAAATCCAAAAGCATTACCAGCTTGGTTAGAGGGAGATATAGCAAACTTCGAAGCAAAAGTTGTTGCTCAACCTAACAGAGAAGACATTGATGTTCCAGTAAATGAAACATTAATCGTTGAGTTATATAGTAAATAA
- a CDS encoding DNA-directed RNA polymerase subunit alpha has translation MLEIEKPKIECVEAAEDGTYGKFVIEPLERGYGITLGNSLRRILLSSLPGVAANAIKVDGVLHEFSTVTGVKEDVTELILNIKGLALKMESDGPKTIYIDAEGPGEVTAADITSDGDVEVINKDLHIATLEEGGKLYMEINVDRGRGYVAQNKNKRDDMPIGNIPIDSIYTPVKRVNFTVENTRVGQITDYDKLTIEVWTNGTIKPEEAISLSAKILIEHFKLFMTLTDHADNVEIMIEKEEDKKEKVLEMTIEELDLSVRSYNCLKRAGINTVQELTERTMDDMMKVRNLGKKSLEEVQEKLAALGLGLKKSDE, from the coding sequence ATGTTAGAAATAGAAAAGCCCAAAATAGAATGTGTTGAAGCCGCTGAAGATGGTACTTATGGCAAATTTGTCATTGAACCATTAGAAAGAGGCTATGGCATAACGCTTGGGAATTCATTAAGAAGAATTCTTTTATCATCGCTACCTGGAGTTGCAGCTAATGCAATAAAGGTAGATGGAGTTCTTCATGAATTTTCAACTGTAACAGGCGTTAAAGAAGATGTAACTGAATTAATACTTAATATTAAAGGCTTAGCATTAAAGATGGAAAGCGATGGTCCGAAGACTATATATATAGATGCAGAGGGACCAGGTGAAGTAACTGCTGCTGATATTACATCAGATGGAGATGTTGAAGTTATCAATAAAGATTTACATATAGCTACCTTAGAAGAAGGTGGAAAATTATATATGGAAATCAATGTTGATAGAGGAAGAGGGTATGTAGCTCAAAATAAAAACAAAAGAGATGATATGCCTATAGGAAATATTCCTATTGACTCAATATATACTCCAGTTAAAAGAGTTAACTTTACAGTAGAAAATACAAGAGTTGGTCAAATCACAGATTACGATAAGTTAACTATCGAAGTTTGGACTAATGGCACTATAAAACCAGAAGAAGCTATAAGTCTTTCAGCTAAAATTCTTATAGAACACTTTAAATTATTTATGACACTTACTGATCATGCAGATAATGTTGAAATCATGATTGAGAAAGAAGAAGATAAGAAAGAGAAAGTTCTTGAAATGACTATAGAAGAATTAGATCTTTCTGTTAGAAGTTATAATTGTTTAAAGAGAGCAGGAATAAATACTGTGCAAGAACTTACTGAAAGAACTATGGATGATATGATGAAAGTTAGAAATTTAGGTAAAAAATCACTTGAAGAAGTGCAAGAAAAACTAGCAGCTTTAGGTTTAGGCTTAAAGAAATCCGATGAGTAA
- the rplQ gene encoding 50S ribosomal protein L17, whose protein sequence is MAQQRKLGLPTDQRRAMLRNLVTSFLKHGRIETTVTRAKETRNMAEKMITLAKRGDLHARRQVLAYVTEKEVVNKLFEDVAPKYADRNGGYTRIYKMGPRRGDGAEVVILELV, encoded by the coding sequence ATGGCACAGCAACGCAAGTTGGGGCTTCCAACTGATCAGAGAAGAGCTATGCTAAGAAATTTAGTAACTAGTTTCTTAAAACACGGTAGAATAGAAACTACTGTAACTAGAGCAAAAGAAACTAGAAATATGGCTGAAAAAATGATAACTCTTGCTAAAAGAGGAGATCTTCACGCTAGAAGACAAGTATTAGCATATGTTACTGAAAAAGAAGTAGTTAATAAATTATTTGAAGATGTTGCTCCAAAATATGCGGATAGAAATGGTGGATACACTAGAATATATAAAATGGGACCAAGAAGAGGCGACGGAGCAGAAGTAGTTATACTTGAATTAGTATAA
- a CDS encoding energy-coupling factor transporter ATPase yields MSENMIECKKVVYKYQKSENESDTKIAVNEVDLEIKKGEFLVVLGHNGSGKSTLAKHMNALLLPSGGKVYVDNMDTSNPENLWYIRNKAGMVFQNPDNQIVATIVEEDVAFGPENLGIEPLEIRRRVDESLQKVGMYDYRKHAPHLLSGGQKQRIAIAGILAMRPNCIILDEPTAMLDPSGRKEVINTIKDINKNYGITIVLITHYMEEAVEADRIVVMDKGKLILKGIPKEIFSNVPLMKEIGLDVPQMTELAYELNKSGIDIKTDILTIDEMVNVLCQLK; encoded by the coding sequence ATGAGCGAAAATATGATAGAATGCAAAAAAGTTGTTTATAAATATCAAAAAAGTGAGAATGAGAGCGACACTAAAATTGCTGTAAATGAAGTGGATTTGGAAATTAAAAAAGGTGAATTTTTAGTAGTTCTTGGACACAATGGCTCAGGGAAGTCTACTTTAGCAAAGCATATGAACGCACTTTTGCTACCCAGTGGAGGAAAAGTGTATGTAGACAATATGGATACGTCTAACCCTGAAAACCTATGGTATATAAGAAATAAGGCTGGAATGGTATTTCAAAATCCAGATAATCAAATTGTAGCAACAATAGTGGAAGAAGATGTAGCATTTGGACCAGAAAATTTAGGCATTGAACCATTAGAGATAAGAAGAAGAGTAGATGAGTCATTGCAAAAGGTTGGAATGTATGACTATAGAAAACATGCTCCACATTTGTTATCAGGTGGACAAAAACAGAGAATAGCAATAGCTGGTATTTTAGCTATGAGACCAAATTGTATTATATTGGATGAGCCCACAGCTATGTTAGACCCTTCTGGAAGAAAAGAAGTAATCAATACAATTAAAGATATTAATAAAAATTATGGAATTACGATTGTACTAATTACTCATTATATGGAAGAAGCTGTTGAGGCAGATAGAATAGTAGTTATGGATAAGGGAAAACTCATACTAAAAGGAATCCCTAAAGAGATTTTTAGTAATGTACCTCTAATGAAAGAAATCGGGCTTGATGTTCCACAGATGACTGAGCTTGCTTATGAACTTAATAAAAGTGGTATAGATATTAAGACAGATATATTAACTATAGATGAGATGGTGAACGTATTATGTCAATTAAAATAG
- a CDS encoding energy-coupling factor transporter ATPase encodes MSIKIENLTHIYMPGSPFEKIALDEVNLTIEDGEFAALIGHTGSGKSTLIQHINGLLKPTRGKIIIDGIDITAEKIKLSDVRKKVGLVFQYPEYQLFEETIEKDISFGPKNLGLKNEEIVSRVKKAMNMVGLDYEVYKDKSPFDLSGGQKRRVAIAGVVAMEPQVLILDEPTAGLDPKGRDEILDRVKQLREEYNMTIILVSHSMEDVAKFATKILVMDKGKCILNDVPSNVFKEIETLEKVGLAVPQVTYLVRKLKNNNFNISEDIFTIDKAKQEILKILRGAKND; translated from the coding sequence ATGTCAATTAAAATAGAAAATTTAACACATATATATATGCCAGGATCACCTTTTGAAAAGATAGCACTTGATGAGGTTAATTTAACTATTGAAGATGGTGAATTTGCAGCTTTAATAGGTCATACTGGTTCAGGAAAATCCACACTTATTCAGCACATAAATGGATTACTTAAACCTACAAGAGGCAAAATAATAATCGATGGAATAGATATTACAGCAGAAAAAATAAAATTAAGTGATGTTAGAAAGAAAGTTGGACTGGTATTCCAATATCCAGAGTATCAATTATTTGAGGAAACCATAGAGAAAGACATTTCTTTTGGTCCAAAAAATCTTGGATTGAAAAATGAAGAAATAGTTAGCAGAGTAAAAAAAGCTATGAATATGGTAGGGTTAGATTATGAGGTGTACAAAGATAAGTCACCATTTGACTTAAGTGGTGGACAAAAGAGGAGAGTTGCTATAGCAGGTGTTGTTGCTATGGAACCTCAGGTATTAATTTTAGATGAACCTACTGCTGGATTAGATCCTAAAGGTAGAGATGAGATTTTAGATAGAGTTAAGCAACTTAGAGAAGAATATAATATGACAATAATATTAGTTTCACATAGTATGGAGGATGTTGCAAAATTTGCAACAAAAATTCTTGTTATGGACAAAGGTAAGTGCATACTAAATGATGTACCATCAAATGTGTTTAAAGAGATAGAAACTCTCGAAAAAGTAGGCCTTGCAGTTCCACAGGTTACATATCTTGTACGAAAACTTAAAAATAATAATTTTAATATATCCGAAGATATCTTTACGATAGACAAAGCAAAGCAAGAAATATTAAAGATATTAAGGGGAGCTAAAAATGATTAA
- a CDS encoding energy-coupling factor transporter transmembrane protein EcfT, translating into MIKDISIGQYVPGHSFIHKLDPRIKIVLSIVYIINLFLVNNFKGYIFVVVFTAGMIMISKVPFKYIYKGLKPIFILLLITALLNIFMTGGGVGEIPLWRWKFLKVYKQGLILAAFMIIRLVFLIVGTSLLTLTTSPIELTDGIEKLLNPFKKIGLPAHELAMMMTIALRFIPTLMDETDKIMKAQMARGADFESGNLFSRAKNLIPLLVPLFISSFRRADELAMAMEARCYRGGEGRTRMKILKIENRDLVATAITLILVVISIWSRSFV; encoded by the coding sequence ATGATTAAAGATATTAGCATAGGACAGTATGTTCCAGGACATTCCTTTATTCACAAATTGGATCCAAGAATTAAAATAGTACTATCAATAGTTTATATAATCAATTTATTTTTAGTTAATAATTTTAAAGGATATATTTTTGTTGTAGTTTTTACAGCAGGCATGATAATGATTTCTAAGGTGCCATTTAAATATATATATAAAGGACTAAAGCCTATATTTATATTGCTTCTTATAACAGCCTTGTTAAATATTTTTATGACTGGTGGAGGTGTTGGAGAAATACCTCTATGGAGATGGAAATTCTTAAAAGTTTATAAGCAAGGGCTAATTTTAGCAGCATTTATGATAATAAGATTAGTTTTTTTAATAGTAGGAACTTCATTATTAACATTAACTACTTCTCCCATAGAATTAACAGATGGAATAGAGAAACTTCTAAATCCATTTAAAAAGATAGGATTGCCAGCACATGAACTTGCCATGATGATGACTATAGCTCTTAGATTTATTCCTACACTTATGGATGAGACAGATAAGATAATGAAAGCACAAATGGCAAGGGGAGCAGATTTTGAATCTGGTAACCTTTTTAGCAGAGCTAAAAATTTAATACCTTTACTAGTTCCATTATTTATTAGTTCTTTTAGACGTGCTGATGAGCTTGCTATGGCTATGGAAGCAAGATGCTATAGGGGTGGAGAAGGTAGAACAAGAATGAAGATATTAAAAATAGAAAATAGGGATTTGGTAGCAACTGCTATTACATTAATTTTAGTGGTTATATCTATTTGGAGTAGAAGCTTTGTATAG
- the truA gene encoding tRNA pseudouridine(38-40) synthase TruA codes for MKKNIKLLIEYDGTNYAGWQKQKNAVTIQQVLEEAIKKITKENIEVIGCSRTDAGVHARGFIANFFTESSIPGDKFKYAINSKLPDDIVILLSEEVESDFHSRYSSEGKKYIYTVLNREEKVVIGRNYLYNFSPKLDLKLMIEGSKYFLGTHEFDSFRKKGSSVKTTRRTIYSLEIIKIEDTIKFIISGDGFLYNMVRIMVGTLLDVGTGKIKPDHVKDIILAKSRAETKRSVPAKGLCLEEVFFSKEKLK; via the coding sequence GTGAAAAAAAATATAAAACTTTTAATAGAATATGATGGGACAAATTATGCAGGTTGGCAGAAGCAAAAAAATGCTGTTACAATTCAGCAAGTTTTAGAAGAGGCTATTAAAAAAATTACAAAAGAAAATATTGAAGTTATAGGTTGTAGCAGAACAGATGCTGGAGTACATGCAAGAGGTTTTATAGCTAATTTTTTTACTGAGAGCAGTATTCCAGGAGATAAATTTAAGTATGCAATCAATTCAAAGTTACCAGATGATATTGTTATATTGCTTTCTGAAGAAGTAGAGAGTGACTTTCATTCTAGATATAGTAGTGAAGGAAAAAAATATATCTATACAGTTTTAAATAGAGAAGAAAAAGTTGTAATTGGTAGAAATTATTTATATAATTTTTCACCAAAATTAGATTTAAAGTTGATGATAGAAGGTAGTAAATATTTTTTAGGTACACATGAATTCGATTCTTTTAGGAAAAAAGGAAGTTCTGTAAAAACTACAAGAAGAACTATATATTCTTTAGAGATAATTAAGATTGAAGATACAATCAAGTTTATAATTAGTGGCGATGGTTTTTTATATAATATGGTAAGAATAATGGTAGGGACTTTGCTAGATGTAGGAACAGGAAAAATCAAGCCAGATCATGTAAAAGATATTATATTAGCTAAGAGTAGAGCAGAAACTAAAAGGTCTGTTCCAGCCAAGGGATTGTGTTTAGAAGAAGTATTTTTCAGTAAAGAGAAACTTAAATAG
- the rplM gene encoding 50S ribosomal protein L13, with protein sequence MKSYIAKPNEVERKWYIVDVEGKALGRAASQVASILRGKHKPTYTPSVDTGDYVIVLNAEKILLTGKKLDQKMLRHHSLYPGGLKEMSYKKALEVKPEFVFTEAVRRMLPQGPLGRKMLKKLKVYSGSEHNQEAQKPEVLELRY encoded by the coding sequence ATGAAATCATATATCGCAAAGCCAAATGAAGTAGAGAGAAAATGGTATATTGTAGACGTTGAAGGAAAAGCATTAGGAAGAGCAGCAAGTCAAGTTGCTTCAATATTAAGAGGTAAACATAAACCAACTTATACACCAAGTGTTGACACTGGAGATTATGTTATAGTATTGAATGCTGAAAAGATATTGTTAACAGGAAAAAAATTAGATCAAAAAATGTTAAGACATCATTCGTTATATCCAGGCGGATTAAAAGAAATGTCTTACAAAAAAGCTTTAGAAGTTAAACCAGAATTTGTTTTCACTGAAGCAGTAAGAAGAATGCTTCCACAAGGACCTTTAGGAAGAAAGATGCTTAAAAAATTAAAAGTATATAGTGGTTCAGAACATAACCAAGAAGCTCAAAAACCAGAAGTTTTAGAGTTAAGATACTAG
- the rpsI gene encoding 30S ribosomal protein S9, which translates to MAKVQYFGTGRRKKAVARVRLVPGEGKVTINKRDIQNFFGLETLRFIVNQPLVLTATKEKFDVLVNVHGGGFTGQAGAIRHGISRALVKADETLKPELKKAGFLTRDPRMKERKKYGLKKARRAPQFSKR; encoded by the coding sequence ATGGCTAAAGTTCAATATTTTGGAACAGGTAGAAGAAAGAAAGCAGTAGCTAGAGTAAGACTTGTACCAGGCGAAGGTAAAGTTACAATAAATAAAAGAGATATTCAAAACTTTTTTGGATTAGAAACTTTAAGATTTATTGTAAATCAACCATTAGTTTTAACAGCAACAAAAGAAAAATTTGATGTACTAGTAAATGTACACGGTGGTGGATTTACAGGTCAAGCTGGAGCTATAAGACATGGTATATCAAGAGCACTTGTTAAAGCTGATGAAACATTAAAACCAGAGCTTAAGAAAGCAGGATTCTTAACTAGAGACCCAAGAATGAAAGAAAGAAAGAAATATGGTCTTAAGAAAGCAAGAAGAGCTCCTCAATTCTCAAAGAGATAA
- a CDS encoding Na/Pi cotransporter family protein gives MNLSVVIIGLLGGLGLFLYGMKLMGDGLENFAGDNMKVFFEKITSNPVKGVITGAIITAIIQSSSATTVMVVGFVNAGLMNLYQAAGVIMGANIGTTITTQIIAFNMTGIIPAFIALGASMTLFSKKEKVKEIGNIILGFGILFMGMELMKETMAPLAQSDFFGKMIISLKGNIVLGILVGMIMTAVIQSSSASTGILVALSATGTLPIEVAIPILFGNNIGTCVTALISSVGTQKTAKKAALIHLFFNLMGTIIFIPFIPFLKDIVIKLDANNVERQIANAHTIFNIVNTIIMVPFINYLVILVNKIIPGDDEVETFGTKYIDERLLETPIIAVGQATQEIVRMAEKAKENLTLAMQSFETSNEDLIKQVYENEKLINLLENEITIFLVKLSNKDTSEEQKNIVTSMFHVVNDIERIGDHCKNLVDLSSEKIQKRLIFTDDGMKELKHMYECTMDALTISLSSFKENNIQKAQNILIIEENIDRLEKEYREAHIKRLNRGACTAREGAVFLDMISNFERIGDHSTNIAESIINR, from the coding sequence ATGAATTTAAGTGTAGTTATTATAGGCCTGTTAGGTGGATTAGGATTATTTTTATATGGAATGAAGTTAATGGGTGATGGTCTAGAAAATTTTGCTGGAGACAATATGAAAGTTTTCTTTGAAAAGATAACATCAAATCCAGTAAAAGGAGTTATTACAGGTGCTATTATTACAGCAATAATTCAAAGTAGTAGTGCAACAACTGTTATGGTAGTAGGATTTGTTAATGCAGGATTAATGAATTTATACCAAGCTGCAGGAGTAATAATGGGAGCTAATATAGGAACTACTATTACTACTCAAATTATAGCTTTTAATATGACTGGAATTATACCAGCATTTATAGCTTTAGGTGCATCAATGACTCTATTTTCTAAAAAAGAAAAAGTAAAGGAAATAGGAAATATCATATTAGGATTTGGTATACTCTTTATGGGTATGGAATTAATGAAAGAAACTATGGCACCATTGGCTCAATCTGATTTTTTTGGAAAGATGATTATCTCTCTTAAAGGAAATATTGTATTAGGAATTTTAGTTGGTATGATTATGACAGCTGTAATACAAAGCTCTTCAGCATCTACTGGAATTTTAGTAGCATTATCAGCAACAGGAACACTTCCTATTGAGGTTGCAATACCTATATTGTTTGGTAATAACATAGGTACTTGTGTAACGGCGTTGATATCAAGTGTAGGGACACAAAAGACAGCTAAGAAAGCAGCACTTATTCATTTGTTTTTTAATTTAATGGGTACAATTATATTTATACCTTTTATACCTTTTTTAAAGGATATTGTTATAAAACTTGATGCAAATAATGTAGAAAGACAAATAGCTAATGCTCATACTATTTTCAATATAGTGAATACTATAATTATGGTACCTTTTATTAATTATTTAGTTATATTAGTAAATAAGATAATACCAGGAGATGATGAAGTAGAAACTTTTGGAACTAAGTATATTGATGAAAGATTATTAGAGACTCCTATAATAGCTGTAGGACAAGCAACCCAAGAAATTGTTCGTATGGCTGAAAAAGCAAAAGAAAATTTAACTCTTGCAATGCAATCTTTTGAAACATCTAATGAAGATTTAATTAAACAAGTTTATGAAAATGAGAAGTTAATAAATCTACTTGAAAATGAAATTACAATTTTTTTAGTAAAATTGTCTAATAAAGATACATCAGAGGAACAAAAAAATATAGTTACATCCATGTTTCATGTAGTTAATGATATAGAACGTATAGGCGACCATTGTAAAAACTTGGTGGATCTTTCCAGTGAAAAAATACAAAAAAGGTTAATATTTACTGATGATGGTATGAAGGAATTAAAGCATATGTATGAATGCACTATGGATGCTTTAACTATAAGTTTAAGTAGTTTTAAGGAAAATAATATACAAAAAGCTCAAAATATATTAATTATTGAGGAAAATATAGATAGATTGGAAAAAGAATATAGAGAAGCTCACATCAAGCGATTAAATAGAGGTGCTTGTACTGCAAGAGAAGGAGCTGTATTTTTAGATATGATTAGCAATTTTGAAAGAATAGGCGATCATTCAACTAATATTGCTGAATCAATTATAAACAGATAG
- the cwlD gene encoding N-acetylmuramoyl-L-alanine amidase CwlD: protein MIQRRKFKHILFFMLIAFFISYNFKYTALAEENQQKVILIDPGHGGIDGGAVSKNGTIEKNINLAISKNLKTNLEKKGFKVVMTREEDKGLYSDKGRIRDKKNEDLNNRCKIKKESNCDAFISIHLNMFQQSQYYGAQVWHEKQPESAKLAHITQQNLIKDLNNNNNRKEKCAKGEYKILRCACDIPSILVECGFLSNQSEERMLITDSYQEKIASSLSKSIEEYFNTKNEVTEDIKEQESNGIKRIWDIFTSKMR, encoded by the coding sequence ATGATACAAAGGAGAAAGTTTAAACATATCCTGTTTTTTATGTTAATAGCATTTTTTATCTCTTATAATTTTAAATATACAGCCTTAGCTGAGGAAAATCAGCAAAAGGTCATACTAATTGATCCAGGACATGGAGGAATTGATGGTGGAGCTGTATCAAAAAATGGAACAATAGAAAAGAATATTAATTTAGCAATTAGTAAAAATTTAAAGACTAATCTAGAAAAAAAAGGCTTTAAGGTAGTTATGACGAGAGAAGAAGATAAAGGGCTTTATTCTGATAAAGGAAGAATTAGAGACAAAAAAAATGAAGATTTAAACAATAGATGCAAAATAAAAAAAGAATCAAATTGTGATGCTTTTATTAGTATCCACTTAAACATGTTTCAACAAAGTCAATACTATGGTGCACAAGTATGGCATGAAAAACAGCCAGAGAGTGCTAAATTGGCTCATATAACTCAACAAAATCTTATAAAAGATTTAAATAATAACAATAATAGAAAAGAAAAATGTGCAAAAGGTGAATATAAAATATTAAGATGCGCTTGTGATATACCATCTATTTTAGTTGAATGTGGATTTTTATCAAATCAGTCAGAAGAAAGGATGTTAATAACAGATTCTTATCAAGAAAAAATAGCTTCATCATTATCAAAATCTATAGAGGAATATTTTAATACCAAGAACGAAGTAACAGAAGATATTAAAGAACAAGAAAGTAATGGTATAAAAAGAATTTGGGATATATTTACCAGTAAAATGCGCTAA
- a CDS encoding fumarate hydratase, which produces MREIKTSEIIKIIRNMCIEANCYICEDIKDSLKQSYEDEKWEVGKNILGKILENLNICERQQMPICQDTGMVCVFLEIGQEVHVTGGSLEEAINEGVRQGYKEGYLRKSVVKDPLQRINTNDNTPAVIYYEVVEGEGLKITIAPKGFGSENMSSIKMLKPSDGVEGIKNFVIDTVRKAGPNPCPPIVVGVGIGGTFDKAAYLAKKALIRPINIRNSIKYYEDLEKKLLESINELGIGPQGFGGRTTALGVNIETYPTHIAGLPVAVNINCHVTRHVTKEI; this is translated from the coding sequence ATGAGAGAAATAAAAACTTCTGAAATAATTAAAATAATTAGAAATATGTGTATAGAAGCTAATTGTTATATATGTGAAGATATAAAAGATTCATTAAAGCAATCTTATGAAGATGAAAAATGGGAAGTAGGCAAAAATATTTTAGGCAAAATATTAGAAAATTTAAATATATGTGAAAGACAACAAATGCCTATATGTCAAGATACAGGTATGGTATGTGTGTTTTTAGAGATTGGTCAAGAGGTTCATGTTACAGGAGGAAGTTTAGAAGAAGCTATAAATGAAGGAGTAAGACAAGGCTATAAAGAGGGATATTTAAGAAAGTCAGTTGTTAAGGATCCATTACAAAGAATAAATACAAATGACAATACTCCTGCAGTTATATATTATGAGGTTGTAGAAGGAGAAGGACTTAAAATAACAATTGCCCCTAAGGGATTTGGTTCCGAAAACATGAGTAGTATAAAAATGTTGAAACCATCAGATGGAGTAGAAGGAATTAAAAATTTTGTTATAGATACTGTAAGAAAAGCTGGACCAAATCCATGTCCTCCAATAGTTGTAGGTGTTGGCATAGGAGGCACTTTCGATAAGGCTGCGTATTTAGCAAAAAAAGCTTTGATAAGACCTATAAATATAAGAAACTCAATTAAATATTATGAAGATTTAGAGAAAAAACTTTTAGAGAGTATTAATGAATTAGGGATAGGTCCTCAAGGCTTTGGAGGTAGGACAACAGCTTTAGGAGTCAATATTGAAACTTATCCCACTCATATAGCAGGATTACCTGTTGCAGTTAATATTAATTGTCATGTTACAAGACATGTTACAAAGGAAATTTAA